The Collimonas fungivorans Ter331 genome has a segment encoding these proteins:
- a CDS encoding SCO family protein: MDQKTPTSQPSPAENKPRWGGRWKLFAVIAVCAAPMIASYLTYYVIKPQSRNNYGELLDPRDYPVPELGSTALDGKPLTLDAYQGKWLMLQADGGACPKTCQDKLFEMRQLRLMQGKEMERIERVWLITDDQPLPTMVMREYDGTRLLRVKPELLKAWLPTEAGTSAADHIYLIDPRGHLMMRFPKDADPSKVKKDLSKLLRASAIG; this comes from the coding sequence GTGGACCAGAAAACACCGACAAGCCAGCCCAGTCCGGCTGAGAATAAACCGCGCTGGGGCGGCCGCTGGAAACTGTTCGCGGTGATTGCGGTATGCGCAGCGCCCATGATTGCTTCCTATCTCACCTACTACGTGATCAAGCCGCAAAGCCGCAATAACTACGGCGAGCTGCTCGATCCGCGCGACTATCCCGTGCCGGAGCTGGGCAGCACCGCGCTCGACGGCAAGCCGCTTACGCTCGACGCCTACCAAGGCAAATGGCTGATGCTGCAGGCCGATGGCGGCGCTTGCCCCAAAACCTGCCAGGACAAGCTGTTCGAAATGCGCCAGCTGCGCCTGATGCAGGGCAAGGAAATGGAAAGGATCGAGCGGGTCTGGCTGATTACCGACGACCAGCCTTTGCCGACCATGGTGATGCGCGAATACGACGGCACCAGGCTGTTGCGGGTCAAGCCGGAGCTGCTGAAAGCCTGGCTGCCGACCGAAGCCGGCACCAGCGCCGCCGATCACATCTACCTGATCGATCCGCGCGGGCACCTGATGATGCGTTTCCCCAAAGACGCCGATCCAAGCAAAGTGAAAAAAGACCTGTCCAAGCTGCTGCGGGCGTCGGCGATAGGATGA
- a CDS encoding COX15/CtaA family protein, whose product MTTPMLIQLGSMGLLVALLAFCVVWVSSDTDKYRKLVWVTLFLTFDLIMFGAFTRLTDSGLGCPDWPGCYGHSNPLQAHEHISAAQEAMPTGPVTVMKAWIEMTHRYFAMGVGVLIIALMAIAWMRWFKARKSAVPQDSKFSPWFPTWLFLFVCLQGAFGAWTVTQKLQPVIVTTHLLLGLTLLAMLTWLGARQSGHAPVAASAAGLVKPALAGLLLLILQIALGGWVSTNYAALACTDFPTCHGALLPQMDFANGFTLWRHLGMTADGEFLSFQALTAIHWTHRSFAFVVIAFVVWLAGKALCTEGLQKTGRWLLIVVGLQLLTGLSTIFLNWPLAIAVAHNGGAALLLLLLVMLNYKTRLAPGVSPVFGAPSHPVIADRLNPHP is encoded by the coding sequence ATGACAACGCCAATGTTAATCCAGCTCGGCAGCATGGGACTGCTGGTGGCCTTGCTGGCGTTTTGCGTGGTCTGGGTTTCCAGCGACACCGATAAATACCGCAAGCTGGTGTGGGTGACGCTGTTCCTGACCTTTGACCTGATCATGTTCGGCGCATTCACCCGGCTCACCGATTCCGGCCTCGGCTGCCCCGACTGGCCCGGCTGCTACGGCCACTCCAATCCGCTGCAGGCGCACGAACATATCAGCGCCGCCCAGGAAGCCATGCCGACCGGTCCGGTGACAGTGATGAAAGCCTGGATCGAAATGACCCACCGCTATTTTGCGATGGGGGTCGGCGTGCTGATCATCGCCCTGATGGCGATCGCCTGGATGCGCTGGTTCAAGGCGCGCAAATCGGCTGTGCCACAGGACAGCAAGTTTTCACCGTGGTTTCCGACCTGGCTGTTCTTGTTCGTCTGTCTGCAAGGCGCTTTCGGCGCCTGGACCGTGACGCAAAAACTGCAGCCCGTGATCGTCACCACCCATCTGCTGCTCGGCCTGACCTTGCTGGCGATGCTGACCTGGCTGGGCGCACGCCAGAGCGGCCACGCGCCGGTGGCAGCCAGTGCCGCCGGCCTGGTCAAGCCGGCGCTGGCCGGCCTGCTGCTGCTGATTCTGCAAATTGCGCTGGGCGGCTGGGTGAGCACCAATTACGCTGCCCTGGCGTGCACCGATTTTCCTACCTGCCATGGCGCGCTGCTGCCGCAGATGGATTTCGCCAACGGCTTTACCCTGTGGCGCCACCTGGGCATGACCGCCGACGGCGAATTCCTGTCGTTCCAGGCCCTGACGGCAATCCATTGGACTCACCGCAGCTTCGCTTTCGTGGTGATCGCCTTCGTTGTCTGGCTGGCTGGCAAAGCCTTGTGCACCGAGGGCCTGCAAAAAACCGGCCGCTGGCTGCTGATCGTTGTCGGCTTGCAATTGCTTACCGGTCTGTCTACCATTTTCCTGAACTGGCCGCTGGCTATCGCCGTGGCGCACAACGGTGGTGCGGCGCTGCTGCTGCTGTTGCTGGTCATGTTAAACTATAAGACTAGACTAGCTCCTGGCGTATCTCCGGTTTTTGGGGCGCCAAGCCATCCAGTAATCGCTGACCGCCTCAACCCGCATCCATGA
- the cyoE gene encoding heme o synthase: MTALTVPPNRIAQYWALTKPRVTQLAVFCAVIGMFLSTPGLPDWQRLIAATIGIWLLAGAAFAINCLVEREIDSRMARTARRPMARGEITVPQTLVFSGVIGGAGMWVLYNFVNPLTMWLTFATFLGYAIIYTIILKPATPQNIVIGGLAGAMPPALGWAAIANDVPMQAWILVLIIFVWTPPHFWALAMYRRDDYAKSGLPMLPITHGMKFTQFQIWLYTIALVATTMLPFAVGMSGLIYLASAAILGLIFLWYAWQIYRHYTDLIARKTFAYSIVYLSLLFAALLVDHYLKF; the protein is encoded by the coding sequence ATGACCGCTTTGACCGTACCACCTAATCGAATTGCCCAGTACTGGGCGCTGACCAAGCCGCGCGTTACGCAGCTGGCGGTGTTTTGCGCGGTGATCGGCATGTTCCTGTCCACGCCAGGCTTGCCGGACTGGCAACGTTTGATCGCCGCCACCATCGGTATCTGGCTGCTGGCCGGCGCCGCTTTTGCCATCAATTGCCTGGTCGAGCGTGAAATCGACTCGCGCATGGCGCGTACCGCCCGCCGGCCCATGGCGCGCGGCGAAATCACCGTGCCGCAGACCCTGGTGTTTTCCGGCGTCATCGGCGGGGCTGGCATGTGGGTGCTGTACAACTTCGTCAATCCGCTCACCATGTGGCTGACCTTCGCCACGTTCCTCGGCTACGCCATCATCTACACCATCATCCTGAAACCGGCGACGCCGCAGAATATCGTCATCGGCGGCCTGGCCGGCGCCATGCCGCCGGCGCTGGGCTGGGCTGCAATCGCCAACGACGTGCCGATGCAAGCCTGGATCCTGGTGCTGATCATCTTCGTCTGGACCCCGCCGCATTTCTGGGCGCTGGCAATGTACCGGCGCGACGACTACGCCAAATCCGGCCTGCCGATGCTGCCGATCACGCACGGCATGAAGTTCACCCAGTTCCAGATCTGGCTGTACACGATCGCCCTGGTGGCGACCACCATGCTGCCGTTCGCGGTCGGCATGAGCGGCCTGATCTACCTGGCCAGCGCGGCGATACTGGGCCTGATCTTCCTCTGGTACGCATGGCAGATCTACCGGCACTACACCGACCTGATCGCGCGCAAGACCTTCGCCTATTCGATCGTCTACCTGTCGCTGCTGTTCGCCGCCTTGCTGGTCGACCACTACCTCAAATTCTGA
- a CDS encoding SCO family protein translates to MKRVIPVVVAGLLAALSLIACGDKPAGGGQEMTLSPANSAFINTDVTGLGYARDFALTDHTGKPRTLADYKGKAVVVFFGYTQCPDVCPTTMVEMANVMKELGPQASKVQVLFVTVDPERDTQELLSKYVPAFDPSFVGLYGDQAATDKVAKEFRVFYQKVPGKTPGSYTMDHTAGSYVFDPEGHIRLFVRHGQGPDPIAHDLKLLLK, encoded by the coding sequence ATGAAGCGTGTTATTCCTGTCGTTGTGGCCGGCTTGCTGGCGGCTTTGTCTTTAATCGCCTGTGGCGACAAGCCTGCGGGCGGCGGCCAGGAAATGACGCTGTCGCCAGCCAACAGCGCGTTCATCAACACCGACGTCACCGGCCTCGGCTACGCCCGCGATTTCGCCCTGACCGACCATACCGGCAAGCCGCGCACGCTGGCCGACTACAAGGGCAAGGCGGTCGTCGTGTTTTTCGGCTACACCCAATGCCCGGATGTCTGCCCGACTACCATGGTCGAAATGGCGAACGTGATGAAGGAACTGGGGCCGCAGGCAAGCAAGGTGCAGGTCCTGTTTGTCACCGTCGATCCGGAGCGCGATACGCAGGAGCTGCTGTCGAAGTATGTGCCGGCGTTCGATCCGAGTTTTGTCGGCCTGTACGGCGACCAGGCGGCGACCGACAAGGTGGCCAAGGAATTCCGCGTGTTCTACCAGAAAGTACCCGGCAAGACCCCGGGCAGCTACACCATGGACCATACCGCCGGCAGTTATGTGTTCGATCCGGAAGGCCACATCCGCCTGTTCGTGCGCCACGGCCAGGGACCGGATCCGATTGCCCACGACCTGAAGCTGTTATTGAAGTAA
- a CDS encoding DUF4166 domain-containing protein, which yields MSPADSLYRQVLGADFDSLGRELQIFHSMAGNVSLPGRCEVKSPHSAIGRLMGKVFSLPKAMAETDFLFELDADSRQETWRRHYPGRMMISRMQVKSGTLVERLGPVDLHFKLKADSGRLTMLLQRITVCGIPCPRFLVPSVLAEETASPGKLHFNVAAHLPLVGVLAEYRGYLKIEQEEIAL from the coding sequence ATGAGTCCTGCGGATTCACTCTATCGCCAGGTACTAGGCGCAGACTTCGATTCGCTCGGCCGCGAACTGCAGATATTTCACAGCATGGCCGGCAACGTCAGCTTGCCGGGCAGATGCGAGGTGAAGAGCCCGCATAGCGCCATCGGACGCCTGATGGGCAAGGTATTTTCGCTGCCGAAAGCGATGGCGGAAACCGATTTCCTGTTTGAGCTGGATGCCGACTCCCGGCAAGAAACCTGGCGCCGCCACTACCCTGGCCGCATGATGATTTCGCGCATGCAGGTCAAGTCCGGAACGCTGGTTGAACGCTTGGGCCCGGTAGATTTGCACTTCAAGCTGAAGGCCGACAGCGGCCGGCTGACAATGCTACTCCAGCGCATAACTGTTTGCGGTATTCCGTGCCCGCGATTTCTCGTGCCGTCGGTGCTGGCGGAAGAAACCGCCTCCCCAGGCAAACTGCATTTCAATGTGGCGGCGCATCTGCCGCTGGTCGGCGTGCTGGCCGAGTATCGAGGCTATCTGAAAATTGAACAGGAAGAGATCGCCCTATGA